From Gimesia panareensis, the proteins below share one genomic window:
- a CDS encoding alkaline phosphatase family protein has translation MRKPLVVLNIVGLTHEMLGERTPNLSRLSEQGFSRPMGTVLPAVTCSAQSTLLTGLMPRDHGIVANGWYFRDLAEVMFWKQSNKLVQGERIYEAARLRDPNYTTAKMFWWYNMYAPVEWSVTPRPSYPADGRKVFDSYSQPASLKDELQSDLGVFPLLRFWGPGADISSSRWIVDASIKVFKEKKPDLNLVYLPHLDYNLQRLGTSGPAIDQDIRDIDHEAGRMIDVAQNAGAEVVVVSEYAITDVSQPVHINRILREHGWLQVRQEALGWETMDCGASPAFAVADHQLAHVYVQKSEDVAQVRALLEKVDGIDMILDRDQQVEFGIDHERSGELVVVAAPGSWFTYYFWLDDRLAPDYARTVDIHRKPGYDPVELFIDPEIKFPKLRLAHRLAKKMLGFRYYMDLTSLDATLVKGSHGRLPTPGQEAAEAPVFISSSKAIEQDEIPMSAVKELLLKLQFGE, from the coding sequence ATGCGAAAACCACTGGTCGTTCTGAATATCGTCGGGTTGACCCATGAAATGCTGGGGGAACGTACGCCCAACTTGTCCCGCCTGTCTGAACAGGGGTTCTCCAGGCCGATGGGGACGGTTCTACCTGCAGTCACCTGCTCAGCTCAGTCAACACTGCTGACCGGACTCATGCCCCGCGATCATGGCATCGTGGCGAACGGCTGGTACTTTCGGGATCTGGCAGAAGTCATGTTCTGGAAGCAGTCGAATAAGCTTGTTCAGGGGGAACGCATCTATGAAGCAGCCCGGCTGAGAGATCCCAACTACACCACAGCGAAAATGTTCTGGTGGTACAACATGTATGCGCCGGTGGAGTGGTCGGTGACTCCCCGTCCCAGCTATCCCGCTGATGGCAGAAAAGTCTTTGATTCCTACAGTCAGCCCGCCTCGCTCAAAGATGAACTGCAGTCGGACCTGGGAGTCTTTCCCCTGTTACGATTCTGGGGACCGGGCGCTGACATCTCCAGTTCCCGCTGGATAGTCGATGCTTCCATCAAAGTCTTCAAAGAGAAAAAACCGGACCTTAACCTGGTTTATCTGCCTCACCTGGATTACAACCTGCAGAGACTGGGAACTTCAGGCCCGGCCATAGATCAGGATATCCGGGATATCGACCACGAAGCAGGTCGCATGATTGATGTGGCTCAGAATGCAGGGGCGGAGGTCGTCGTTGTTTCCGAGTATGCAATTACTGACGTTTCTCAGCCCGTGCACATCAACCGCATCTTGCGTGAGCATGGCTGGTTGCAGGTCAGGCAGGAAGCCCTGGGTTGGGAAACCATGGACTGTGGTGCTTCACCTGCCTTTGCCGTCGCCGATCATCAGCTGGCCCACGTTTACGTGCAAAAATCGGAGGATGTAGCTCAGGTCAGAGCCCTGCTGGAAAAAGTCGACGGCATCGACATGATCCTCGACCGGGATCAACAGGTCGAGTTTGGCATTGATCATGAACGTTCGGGAGAACTGGTCGTTGTGGCGGCTCCCGGCAGCTGGTTTACCTATTACTTCTGGCTGGACGATCGGCTGGCACCCGATTATGCACGGACCGTCGATATCCATCGCAAGCCGGGCTACGATCCGGTCGAACTCTTCATCGATCCGGAAATCAAATTTCCGAAACTGCGACTGGCCCACCGCCTGGCGAAAAAAATGCTGGGCTTCCGCTACTATATGGACCTGACCAGTCTGGATGCGACCCTGGTCAAAGGGAGCCACGGTCGCTTGCCAACACCAGGCCAGGAAGCCGCAGAGGCACCCGTCTTTATCAGCTCCTCGAAAGCGATCGAGCAGGATGAAATCCCCATGTCCGCGGTCAAAGAACTCCTGCTCAAGCTGCAGTTTGGCGAATAA
- a CDS encoding PfkB family carbohydrate kinase, with translation MSYHLINTIQKLGHPKILVLGDLILDRYTWGDAERISQEAPVILLREDTQEVRLGGAANVANMLIGLEAEVTMAGVTGTDLDGVVVREALEKRGVDCSAIIADQSRPTTVKQRFIGRAQQRHPHQILRVDREVKTPLDESATEQLLNVILPLIPQQQAILVSDYAKGVCTPEILACVIQAAREANVPVIADPCPGRDYQIYSGATAITPNRLETSKAVEFEIENETDAFRAGKLLCEQLDLDFVFVTLDSDGIALTQADGTTELLPTRKREVYDITGAGDMVLATIGVGSAAGIPPADLARLANVAGGLEVEQIGVVTISREEMLADLLMGARSTSEKVLSLEELKRHVTARQKLGQKVVLTNGCFDVMHVGHVSYLEQASAEGDCLVVALNSDESVRSLNKAPDRPIFGQEHRALMLAALEGIDYVVVFDESTPCEVIQELKPDLLVKGGTYSKEEIVGWELVEAYGGEVKALGVTPGISTTQILGIIRGEASSQPDILPLNQPIEPPKRKAG, from the coding sequence ATGTCTTATCATTTAATCAATACCATTCAAAAATTAGGTCATCCCAAAATCCTGGTACTGGGGGATCTGATTCTGGATCGCTATACCTGGGGAGATGCCGAACGCATCAGTCAGGAAGCACCGGTGATCCTTTTGCGGGAAGATACTCAGGAAGTCCGCCTGGGCGGTGCTGCCAATGTTGCCAACATGCTCATCGGACTGGAAGCCGAAGTGACGATGGCCGGCGTGACCGGAACGGATCTCGACGGTGTCGTCGTCAGAGAAGCACTGGAGAAGCGCGGCGTCGACTGTTCTGCGATCATTGCTGATCAGAGTCGGCCGACCACAGTCAAGCAGCGTTTTATCGGTCGGGCGCAACAACGACATCCGCATCAGATTCTCCGCGTCGATCGCGAAGTGAAAACGCCGCTCGACGAATCTGCAACGGAGCAGCTGCTCAACGTCATTCTGCCTTTGATCCCACAGCAGCAGGCGATTCTGGTCAGCGATTATGCCAAAGGGGTCTGCACTCCGGAAATCCTTGCTTGTGTGATCCAGGCAGCTCGTGAAGCGAATGTGCCTGTCATCGCTGATCCCTGTCCGGGCCGTGATTATCAGATTTATTCCGGGGCCACTGCAATTACCCCCAATCGTCTGGAGACCTCAAAAGCGGTCGAATTTGAAATCGAAAACGAAACCGATGCGTTCCGGGCCGGAAAGCTGCTGTGCGAGCAGCTCGATCTGGACTTTGTGTTTGTCACACTCGACAGTGACGGCATCGCATTGACGCAGGCCGATGGCACCACGGAACTGCTCCCGACCCGCAAACGGGAAGTCTATGACATTACCGGGGCAGGCGATATGGTACTGGCGACGATTGGTGTCGGCAGTGCAGCCGGGATTCCTCCTGCGGACCTGGCGCGTCTGGCGAATGTGGCAGGCGGCCTGGAAGTCGAACAGATTGGCGTGGTCACCATCAGCCGCGAAGAGATGCTGGCAGACCTGTTGATGGGAGCCCGCTCGACGAGTGAAAAAGTGCTGTCACTGGAAGAGCTCAAGCGACATGTGACAGCGCGGCAGAAACTGGGACAGAAGGTCGTTCTGACCAACGGCTGTTTCGATGTGATGCATGTCGGACATGTTTCCTATCTGGAGCAGGCCTCAGCGGAAGGAGACTGCCTGGTCGTGGCACTCAACAGTGATGAGAGTGTGCGTTCCCTGAACAAGGCACCGGATCGTCCCATCTTCGGGCAGGAACATCGTGCTCTCATGCTGGCGGCTCTAGAGGGGATCGACTATGTGGTTGTCTTTGATGAATCGACACCCTGCGAAGTCATTCAGGAATTGAAACCGGATCTGCTCGTCAAAGGCGGTACCTACTCCAAAGAAGAAATCGTCGGCTGGGAACTGGTTGAAGCCTACGGCGGAGAAGTCAAAGCGCTGGGGGTTACCCCCGGCATCTCCACGACGCAGATCCTGGGCATCATCCGCGGTGAAGCCTCCAGCCAGCCTGATATCCTGCCCCTTAATCAACCTATTGAGCCTCCGAAACGAAAAGCCGGATGA
- the waaF gene encoding lipopolysaccharide heptosyltransferase II yields the protein MKIAVFLPNWIGDAVMATPALRALRDEFSNAEITAIQKPYVAEVLNGLDLVDHSLDWVSEKSLKTQLQFLRQLRQERFDLAVLFPNSFRSACLSFLAGIPRRVGIQRDGRGWLLTDVLSAKDRSTPYPAMDEYLRIVAHLIGEESSDLQANSGLSRKMELAVTEADRQRWESFWNKQSAEFKRHPLICLNPGGAFGAAKHWPVAHFAELAQRLAGELQKSVLVVCGPAEKEEAIQIVEQANHPLVTSLADEPLHLGLTKAAIQQAELLVTTDSGPRHFAAPFDVPVVTLFGPTHIMWSETFYDRGQHLQLAMDCGPCQQRVCPLGHHRCMKDLSAARVFDAVVSLLGQQQSKVA from the coding sequence ATGAAAATTGCAGTCTTTCTACCCAACTGGATCGGGGATGCCGTTATGGCAACACCCGCCTTGCGGGCCTTGCGTGATGAGTTCAGCAACGCGGAAATCACAGCGATCCAGAAGCCCTATGTCGCTGAAGTTCTGAACGGCCTGGATCTGGTGGATCATTCGCTGGATTGGGTGAGTGAAAAAAGCCTGAAAACACAACTCCAGTTTCTCCGCCAGCTGAGACAGGAACGCTTCGATCTCGCGGTGCTGTTTCCTAATTCCTTCCGCAGTGCCTGTCTCTCGTTTCTGGCGGGAATTCCCAGACGCGTGGGTATTCAGCGAGATGGCCGGGGCTGGCTGTTGACCGATGTGCTGTCTGCGAAGGATCGGTCGACACCGTATCCCGCCATGGATGAATATCTGCGGATTGTCGCACACCTGATCGGCGAAGAATCGTCTGATCTACAGGCCAACTCGGGACTGTCCCGTAAAATGGAGCTGGCAGTCACAGAGGCAGATCGACAGCGCTGGGAGTCCTTCTGGAACAAGCAGTCTGCGGAGTTCAAACGTCATCCGCTGATCTGTCTGAATCCGGGGGGCGCCTTTGGAGCAGCGAAACACTGGCCGGTCGCCCATTTCGCAGAACTGGCCCAGCGACTGGCCGGGGAATTGCAGAAATCGGTGCTTGTGGTCTGTGGACCGGCTGAAAAAGAAGAAGCGATCCAGATTGTCGAACAGGCAAATCATCCCCTGGTCACCTCACTGGCCGATGAACCTTTGCATTTAGGACTGACCAAGGCCGCCATTCAACAGGCGGAGCTGCTGGTGACAACCGATTCCGGGCCGCGGCACTTCGCGGCTCCCTTTGATGTCCCCGTAGTCACTCTGTTCGGTCCCACGCACATCATGTGGAGCGAAACCTTTTACGACCGGGGGCAACATCTGCAGCTGGCGATGGACTGCGGTCCCTGTCAGCAGCGGGTCTGTCCGCTGGGGCATCACCGCTGTATGAAAGATTTATCTGCAGCTCGGGTCTTTGATGCGGTGGTCTCACTCCTGGGACAGCAGCAGTCAAAGGTCGCTTAG
- a CDS encoding glycosyltransferase family 87 protein, translating to MNQSADNPLFFKSPQVEASLGALWLKRALILWAVLWVVVSVKFIVQPERKSVYPCFADSSINWWADRNLYDNEAYHTGFRYSPTFAVAFSIFAVFPPSVGGILWSALNIGLLVVALRLLVKEIFPGEWSQLQEATFLILCLTGCTRAIWSAQSNALIFALAALAIVCLKKERWWGAAFILAAAVHIKLWPAALALLLMARFPFQLGPRFATACALLVLPPFLTRPLPVVVQQYQNWYELLTGPYRTLRQAGLRDAYTIAEHFGTYIDDRVYTLLQLGMAGLALLWCLRLAKITTSKEAYFTGVLVTWVCWQLLVGPGTERLTFLLATPVASWALLVSIRERCYRGLALTAWLLLVPLGMGAVERLLLPIAAWSPAILPLGLLPLIAWQVAYFESRARENRISQSEDVDGQPAQNASLAA from the coding sequence ATGAATCAATCCGCTGACAATCCACTGTTCTTTAAATCTCCCCAGGTAGAAGCTTCCTTGGGAGCCCTCTGGTTGAAACGGGCGCTGATCTTATGGGCCGTCCTCTGGGTCGTAGTCAGTGTGAAATTTATTGTTCAACCGGAGCGAAAATCGGTTTATCCCTGCTTCGCTGATTCATCGATCAACTGGTGGGCCGACCGGAATCTGTACGACAACGAAGCCTATCATACAGGCTTTCGATATAGTCCCACTTTTGCGGTAGCGTTCTCTATTTTCGCAGTCTTCCCCCCCTCTGTCGGCGGAATTCTCTGGTCGGCACTGAATATTGGGTTGCTGGTCGTTGCGCTCCGTTTACTCGTGAAAGAGATTTTCCCTGGCGAGTGGTCTCAGCTTCAGGAGGCGACCTTCCTGATTCTCTGTCTGACAGGCTGTACGCGCGCGATCTGGTCTGCCCAGAGTAATGCCTTGATCTTCGCCTTAGCGGCTCTGGCAATCGTTTGCCTGAAAAAAGAACGCTGGTGGGGGGCCGCATTTATCCTGGCAGCTGCCGTGCATATCAAGCTCTGGCCGGCTGCTTTGGCGTTGCTGCTCATGGCACGTTTTCCGTTTCAGCTGGGACCGCGATTCGCGACAGCCTGTGCGTTGCTGGTGCTGCCTCCCTTTTTGACGCGTCCCCTGCCGGTCGTCGTTCAGCAGTACCAGAACTGGTACGAGCTGCTCACCGGCCCCTATCGCACACTCCGACAGGCGGGGCTGCGGGATGCTTACACGATTGCAGAGCACTTTGGCACCTACATCGACGACCGCGTCTACACGCTCCTGCAGCTGGGTATGGCGGGCCTGGCGCTGCTCTGGTGCCTGCGTCTGGCTAAAATCACCACCTCGAAAGAGGCTTACTTTACCGGCGTGCTGGTCACCTGGGTCTGCTGGCAGTTACTGGTGGGACCGGGTACGGAGCGTCTGACGTTCCTGCTGGCCACTCCGGTTGCCAGTTGGGCACTGCTGGTCAGTATTCGGGAACGCTGCTACCGCGGTCTGGCTCTGACGGCGTGGCTGTTGCTCGTTCCGCTGGGAATGGGCGCTGTAGAACGGCTCCTGCTGCCGATCGCTGCCTGGTCTCCCGCGATTTTACCGCTGGGCCTACTCCCGTTGATCGCCTGGCAGGTGGCGTATTTCGAAAGTCGTGCCCGCGAGAACCGGATCAGCCAGTCTGAGGACGTCGACGGGCAACCTGCTCAGAACGCATCCCTGGCTGCCTGA
- a CDS encoding BUD32 family EKC/KEOPS complex subunit — translation MSESPPATPGFQLFDDSVPYTTIRCLKEEQLRSVWLLDISGRGLTTLKRWPVNWKLRWKSLFGQSQPQRQVTGAWRLLEAGVNTPQPATPVYRAGQFYQLEMPFIEGTTVDEVLKNASPAAHSELARIARELGEIVRRLAEARLRHRDLKLENVILKPPQSNQGPPSLWLIDPVGIRLCNSLETSLICMLDRLAIQPLNEGIPLPLSLQIICIRSAIGNLSRQHRRQFFQRLRNQLKRSVKQA, via the coding sequence TTGTCTGAATCCCCTCCCGCAACACCCGGTTTCCAGCTGTTTGATGACAGTGTCCCTTATACGACAATTCGCTGTCTCAAAGAAGAACAGTTACGTTCCGTCTGGCTGCTGGATATCTCAGGACGCGGGCTGACAACACTCAAACGCTGGCCTGTCAACTGGAAACTCCGCTGGAAATCCCTGTTCGGACAGTCCCAGCCGCAACGACAGGTCACAGGCGCCTGGCGGTTGTTAGAGGCGGGCGTGAATACCCCTCAGCCGGCGACACCCGTTTACCGTGCCGGTCAGTTTTATCAGCTGGAAATGCCCTTTATCGAGGGCACGACCGTGGATGAAGTGTTAAAAAACGCTTCCCCTGCTGCGCATTCCGAGCTGGCCCGCATTGCCAGAGAACTGGGAGAGATCGTCCGTCGACTGGCGGAAGCCCGGCTGCGACACCGGGACCTGAAACTGGAAAATGTCATCCTCAAGCCGCCCCAGTCAAACCAGGGGCCTCCCTCGCTCTGGCTGATTGATCCGGTCGGTATCCGACTCTGTAATTCGCTCGAAACGTCTCTGATCTGCATGCTGGACCGTCTGGCGATTCAACCCCTCAATGAAGGGATTCCCCTGCCACTCTCGCTGCAAATCATTTGTATACGCTCCGCTATCGGCAATCTGAGCCGACAGCACCGCAGGCAGTTCTTTCAAAGACTGAGAAATCAGTTGAAACGCTCAGTAAAACAGGCCTGA
- a CDS encoding glycosyltransferase family 2 protein: MSLSIIVIVKNEEPMIRECLASVAWADEIIVLDSGSTDQTVAICKEYTDHVYETDWPGFGPQKNRALDYATKDWVLSIDADERISYDLQTEIKRIIQMPKRHDAYSMPRRSNYCGRYMKHSGWWPDRVVRLFRRGKAHFSDDLVHERLITHGKVGKLKEPIIHESLLTLEQILNTMNSYSTAGAKMMSEENQQAGLCKAIGHGLWMFIRTYFLRAGFLDGKEGFMLAISNAEGTYYRYLKLMVLNREKQEEL, encoded by the coding sequence ATGTCGTTATCGATTATCGTCATTGTCAAAAATGAAGAGCCCATGATTCGCGAGTGTCTGGCTTCCGTTGCCTGGGCAGATGAGATCATTGTTCTGGATTCAGGCAGTACCGATCAGACCGTCGCCATCTGCAAAGAATATACGGACCATGTCTACGAAACGGACTGGCCCGGTTTTGGCCCCCAGAAAAACCGCGCACTGGATTACGCGACCAAAGACTGGGTCCTCTCGATCGATGCCGATGAACGCATCTCTTACGATCTGCAGACAGAAATCAAACGCATCATCCAGATGCCGAAACGGCATGATGCCTACTCCATGCCCCGCAGGTCGAATTACTGTGGACGCTATATGAAGCACAGTGGCTGGTGGCCGGATCGAGTGGTGCGTCTGTTCCGCAGGGGCAAAGCACACTTCAGCGACGATCTGGTACACGAACGGCTCATCACGCATGGCAAAGTCGGCAAACTGAAAGAACCCATCATTCACGAATCTCTGCTGACCCTGGAGCAGATTCTGAACACGATGAATTCCTATTCCACCGCAGGCGCGAAAATGATGTCGGAAGAGAATCAGCAGGCGGGCCTCTGCAAGGCCATCGGCCATGGACTGTGGATGTTTATTCGCACTTATTTTCTGCGTGCTGGTTTTCTGGATGGGAAAGAAGGCTTCATGCTGGCGATCTCCAATGCGGAAGGGACCTATTATCGGTACCTGAAGCTGATGGTTCTGAACCGGGAAAAACAGGAAGAGCTCTGA
- a CDS encoding glycosyltransferase family 2 protein, with translation MAGLAVVITTYNWPTALEAVLAGYLSQQRPPDELIVADDGSREETRTVIEAFQEAAPFKVKHVWHPDQGFRAGAIRNRAIQSAESDYIVFTDGDCIPAPWFLAQHERLAETGWFLSGNRVLLSESFSQQVLEEKLPVEVWTWGQWLAARRDKSINRLLPLCRLPLGRHYRHRIARQWEGAKTCNLSAWKTDLLAVNGFDEDYTGWGMEDSDLVLRLIRNGVYHKDARFAASVFHLWHQENPRDQLEENQRRLKQLIETDRIQARVGIAQASSA, from the coding sequence ATGGCTGGACTTGCTGTCGTTATCACCACATACAACTGGCCCACGGCACTGGAGGCCGTGCTGGCGGGATATCTGAGCCAGCAGCGTCCCCCCGATGAGCTGATTGTCGCCGACGATGGTTCGCGGGAAGAAACGCGGACCGTCATCGAGGCCTTCCAGGAAGCTGCCCCGTTCAAGGTCAAACATGTCTGGCACCCCGATCAGGGCTTCCGGGCCGGAGCGATTCGCAATCGGGCGATTCAGTCTGCCGAGTCGGACTACATCGTCTTTACAGACGGTGACTGCATCCCGGCTCCCTGGTTCCTGGCGCAGCACGAACGCCTGGCGGAAACGGGCTGGTTCCTGTCCGGAAACCGCGTGCTGCTCTCTGAGTCCTTCTCACAACAGGTTCTGGAAGAGAAACTGCCTGTCGAAGTCTGGACCTGGGGGCAATGGCTCGCCGCCCGCCGCGACAAAAGTATCAACCGCCTGTTGCCTTTGTGTCGCCTGCCTCTGGGACGCCACTATCGACACCGCATCGCCCGTCAGTGGGAAGGGGCCAAGACCTGTAACCTCTCCGCCTGGAAAACGGACCTGCTTGCCGTCAACGGATTTGACGAAGACTACACCGGCTGGGGGATGGAAGATTCGGATCTCGTGTTACGCCTGATCCGTAACGGCGTCTATCACAAGGATGCCCGCTTTGCCGCCTCCGTGTTCCATCTCTGGCATCAGGAGAATCCTCGGGACCAGTTGGAAGAGAATCAGCGACGTTTGAAGCAGCTGATCGAGACCGATCGGATTCAGGCCCGGGTGGGAATCGCCCAGGCCAGCTCTGCCTGA
- a CDS encoding arylsulfatase, which translates to MRPIIHLVTCTLILLVTFTHCPAGSTDTTKPNIVLIVTDDQGYGDIAAHGNKMIKTPNMDELYRKSLRLTNFHVDPTCAPTRSALMTGHYSTRTGVWHTIMGRSLMDTNEVTLAEVCKSNGYKTGMFGKWHLGDNYPMRPQDQGFETVVQHGGGGVTQTPDYWQNDYFDDTYLRNGKPEKFKGYCTDIWFDEALKFIETNKSEPFFAYIATNAPHSPYLVDPKYSDPYAAKGVPAQMAAFYGMITNIDENMGLLERRLKEWGLDENTILIFMTDNGTAAGFKRPKPGNLSKKQQRRLSKGKPIVLETWPGFNAGMRGTKGSEYEGGHRVPCYIHWPAGKLTGGKDINQLSAHIDLLPTLAELCDLTISSELKLDGTSLVPILKGKKDALRNRTLIVHSQRIEIPEKWRKSSVMTERWRLVNQSELYDIQHDPGQTKNIAAEFPGVVKYLSAEYEKWWESLKPRFSEYVPIGIGSRFENPAHLTCHDWHAPIQQVPWNHQLIAKNPIANGFWIVNVLEPGTYEITLRCRPESAHHPLKKGVARIQIGDQKLKQDVDEGDLSTTFTLELTKGQKKLQTWLDEGNGVSRGAFFVEIFRKE; encoded by the coding sequence ATGCGACCCATTATACACCTTGTGACCTGCACCCTGATTCTATTGGTCACCTTCACTCACTGTCCCGCCGGCAGTACAGACACCACGAAGCCAAACATTGTTCTGATCGTCACAGATGATCAGGGCTATGGGGATATTGCCGCGCACGGCAACAAGATGATCAAAACCCCCAACATGGATGAGCTGTACCGCAAGAGTCTGCGTCTGACCAACTTTCATGTGGATCCAACGTGTGCGCCTACCCGTTCTGCCCTGATGACGGGTCATTATTCTACCCGGACTGGTGTGTGGCATACGATCATGGGGCGTTCGCTGATGGACACGAACGAAGTCACCCTGGCCGAAGTCTGTAAGAGCAACGGTTACAAAACCGGCATGTTCGGGAAATGGCACCTGGGGGACAACTACCCGATGCGTCCACAGGACCAGGGCTTTGAAACCGTCGTCCAGCATGGCGGCGGTGGAGTCACCCAGACCCCGGATTACTGGCAGAACGACTATTTCGATGACACCTACCTGCGTAACGGCAAGCCGGAAAAGTTCAAAGGCTACTGCACGGACATCTGGTTTGATGAAGCACTGAAGTTCATCGAAACAAATAAATCAGAGCCGTTCTTTGCTTACATCGCCACTAATGCTCCCCACAGTCCCTACCTGGTCGATCCCAAATACAGTGATCCCTACGCTGCCAAAGGGGTGCCGGCACAGATGGCTGCCTTTTACGGTATGATCACCAACATTGATGAGAACATGGGGCTGCTGGAACGCCGCCTCAAGGAATGGGGGCTGGACGAAAACACGATCCTGATTTTCATGACCGACAACGGCACCGCCGCCGGTTTCAAACGTCCCAAACCAGGCAACCTATCCAAAAAACAGCAGCGGCGTCTCTCCAAGGGCAAACCGATTGTGCTGGAAACCTGGCCCGGCTTTAACGCGGGGATGCGGGGCACGAAAGGTTCTGAATACGAAGGCGGACATCGGGTTCCCTGCTACATTCACTGGCCTGCAGGCAAGCTGACCGGCGGGAAGGATATTAACCAGCTGTCGGCCCATATCGATCTTCTTCCCACGCTGGCAGAGCTCTGTGACCTGACGATCTCCAGCGAGCTCAAGCTGGACGGGACCAGCCTCGTGCCGATTCTGAAAGGAAAGAAGGATGCTTTGCGGAATCGGACTTTGATCGTTCATTCACAGCGGATTGAAATTCCGGAAAAATGGCGCAAATCGTCAGTCATGACCGAACGCTGGCGGCTGGTGAACCAGAGCGAACTGTATGATATCCAGCATGATCCGGGTCAGACGAAAAACATCGCCGCTGAATTTCCGGGCGTGGTGAAATACCTGTCGGCAGAGTATGAAAAATGGTGGGAAAGCCTGAAGCCCCGCTTCAGTGAATACGTGCCGATCGGCATTGGTTCCCGGTTTGAGAATCCCGCGCATTTGACCTGTCACGACTGGCATGCTCCGATTCAGCAGGTTCCCTGGAACCATCAACTGATCGCCAAAAACCCGATTGCGAACGGCTTCTGGATTGTGAATGTACTGGAACCGGGAACGTATGAAATCACGCTGCGGTGCCGTCCGGAATCGGCACATCATCCACTGAAAAAAGGCGTCGCCCGGATTCAGATTGGAGATCAGAAACTGAAACAGGACGTGGATGAAGGCGATCTTTCTACCACCTTCACCCTGGAGCTGACCAAAGGCCAGAAGAAGCTGCAGACCTGGCTGGATGAAGGGAACGGCGTCTCGCGCGGTGCGTTTTTCGTCGAGATTTTCCGCAAAGAATAA
- the ychF gene encoding redox-regulated ATPase YchF: MEAGIVGLPNVGKSTLFNALTAAGIASENYPFCTIEPNVGIVNVPDPRLKIIHKYITTDKVIPAILRLVDIAGIVRGASEGEGLGNKFLSHIRNVDAILHVVRCFENSDVIHVEGKVDPISDIETIDMELMLADMQTVDSAKDKAAKTARSGNAEAKMRLAVLETCAAWLAEEKPLRGLTFDDPEKRKIFKGYQFLTAKPVLYLANVDEDDILGEGELVQRVRARATEEGGEVVVVCGRLEAEIAELDEADRHEMLESVGLEEPALAAVARAAYHTLGLQSYFTAGKIEIRAWTVPIGATAPQAAGVIHSDFERGFIRAEIFSVADLEQYQSEKAIREAGKLRVEGKEYIMQDGDICHFLFNV, encoded by the coding sequence ATGGAAGCTGGTATTGTTGGCCTGCCGAATGTGGGTAAATCGACGTTATTTAACGCCTTAACCGCGGCGGGGATCGCGAGTGAAAATTATCCCTTCTGTACGATTGAACCCAATGTGGGCATCGTCAACGTGCCCGATCCGCGGCTGAAAATCATTCACAAATACATTACCACCGATAAAGTCATCCCCGCGATTTTAAGGCTCGTCGACATCGCCGGGATCGTGCGGGGGGCTTCGGAAGGGGAAGGGTTGGGAAATAAGTTCCTCTCCCACATCCGTAATGTCGACGCCATCCTGCACGTGGTCCGCTGTTTTGAAAACAGCGACGTGATCCACGTCGAAGGCAAAGTCGACCCGATCAGCGACATCGAAACCATCGACATGGAACTGATGCTGGCGGACATGCAGACGGTCGATTCGGCCAAAGACAAGGCCGCCAAGACCGCCCGCTCCGGCAACGCGGAAGCCAAAATGCGGCTGGCCGTCCTGGAAACCTGTGCTGCCTGGCTGGCGGAAGAAAAGCCACTCCGCGGGCTGACCTTTGATGATCCGGAAAAACGGAAAATCTTCAAAGGCTATCAGTTCCTCACTGCCAAGCCAGTCCTCTATCTGGCGAATGTCGATGAAGATGATATTCTCGGCGAAGGAGAACTGGTACAACGGGTACGGGCACGGGCCACCGAGGAGGGGGGCGAAGTCGTCGTCGTCTGTGGACGCCTCGAGGCAGAAATTGCAGAACTCGACGAAGCAGATCGCCATGAGATGCTGGAGAGCGTCGGCCTGGAAGAACCCGCGCTCGCCGCAGTCGCCCGGGCGGCTTACCACACACTGGGACTGCAGAGTTATTTCACAGCCGGTAAAATCGAGATCCGTGCCTGGACGGTTCCCATCGGTGCTACCGCGCCGCAGGCGGCCGGCGTGATCCATTCCGACTTTGAACGGGGATTCATTCGCGCCGAAATCTTTTCGGTTGCGGACCTGGAACAGTACCAGTCGGAGAAAGCCATTCGGGAAGCGGGTAAGCTCCGCGTGGAAGGCAAAGAGTATATCATGCAGGATGGCGATATCTGTCACTTCCTGTTTAACGTCTGA